The bacterium region TGTGTTTAACCGCTTTCAGCCGCAGGATACCTGTCACTGGTTTGAAACACGGGGCGTGAAGCTTAAGACTGAAACCGATCGCAGAATTTTTCCTGTCAGTGACGATTCGCAAACAATAGTTGATTGTCTGGAAACGGCAGCGAGGCAGGCGGGTGTAAGGTTATTAACTGGAGTTAGAGTTGAAAGCCTCACGAAATCAGCTTCGCAATTTGAAATTCTCGATACTAAGAAGCAAGCATTCAATTTTGATGCGGTAGTGATTGCTACGGGTAGTGCAAATGCTGGATACGAATTTGCCAGGAAGTTTGGGCATACGATTATTAAGCCTGTGCCTTCGATTTTTACTTTTACGATTAATGATCGGCTGATTGAGAATCTAGCTGGTATTTCTGTGCCTAAGGCCGAACTCGAATTAATAGTTGATAATCTTGACAAGCCAGCCAAGCCGCATCGATTTGCAGCAACTGGCCCGACCCTCATTACGCATTGGGGATTAAGTGGCCCTGCAGTCTTAAGGCTTTCAGCATGGGCGGCGCGGGAGCTTGCCGAGGCAAATTACCAAGCGCGTTTGGGTATTAACTTCTTACCGAGTGAGAGTGTGGAGCAGGCCAAGGTTAAGTTGCAGCAACTACGCAAGACTAACCCGAAGTTACAGGTTTCGCATGTGCGGATTTTCCCGTTTCCAGCGCGCCTTTGGGAAAGCATGTTGCATGTAGCGCGGGTTGATTCTCGCACGGAGTGTTTTTCCTTATCGAATACTGAGATCAATAATCTTGTGCAGGTGATTTTTGCTACCAATCTTTGCATTGGTGGTAAGGGGGTGTTTAAGGAGGAGTTTGTGACGGCGGGTGGGGTTAAGCTTAGTGAAGTTAAGATGCAGACGATGGAGAGTAAGATTTGTTCGGGCTTATATTTTGTAGGCGA contains the following coding sequences:
- a CDS encoding NAD(P)/FAD-dependent oxidoreductase; the encoded protein is MDDKVQLQQSKSIAIIGGGAAGFFAAITAAERNPTCKVTIFEASKTTLGKVRISGGGRCNVTHSCFDPGKLVENYPRGSRELISVFNRFQPQDTCHWFETRGVKLKTETDRRIFPVSDDSQTIVDCLETAARQAGVRLLTGVRVESLTKSASQFEILDTKKQAFNFDAVVIATGSANAGYEFARKFGHTIIKPVPSIFTFTINDRLIENLAGISVPKAELELIVDNLDKPAKPHRFAATGPTLITHWGLSGPAVLRLSAWAARELAEANYQARLGINFLPSESVEQAKVKLQQLRKTNPKLQVSHVRIFPFPARLWESMLHVARVDSRTECFSLSNTEINNLVQVIFATNLCIGGKGVFKEEFVTAGGVKLSEVKMQTMESKICSGLYFVGEVLDIDGITGGFNFQNAWSTGYLAGMALG